The DNA window ACTGCGTCTACCGCCTCGACCGGCTGCTCGGCCGCAGCCGGCGCAGCGACGGGAGCATCCACAGCCTCCTGCGCCTGCGCCTGCGCGGTGGCCAGCGCGAACGGCAGCATCAGCAGCAACGAGGTGGAACGGCAGGCACGCAGGTGCCGGGAATGAAGCGATGCTTTACGCATGTATTCGTCCTTGAAGCTGGAGTTGAATGAGGTGGATCACTGCAAGCGATGACATTCAAAGCCCCCTTTGAATGTCCGTTCCGTCCACGGCCGGGACCCCGACGCGGACACCCTACACCAATCGTGAAATCCGCGTCGCGACAAAGTGAAGAAACTTTGAAGAAGATCACATCTTGGACCGTAAGATCCTGTTAATCCCAGGACTGCATAACAATCGGGACAAAGGCCGCACCGCGTTGGTGCGGCGCAACACCTCATCCCAACGTTGGCCCCGCATTCCCACGCAGACCGGGGCCGATGCCCGGGCTTGATCCCCCCACCGGATGTGCCGCACCCGGCACAAGATGCGGATGAACCTGCGGCACTGGCTGCTGCTGGGCCTCCACCGCTGTAGGCGCGCTCGGGGCAGCCTGTTCCCTTGTCTGAGCGGCGGAGGTGCCCCCTGAGATTTGCGAGAACGGCGAGAAGTTGCCCAGTACGCCTTGGAAGAACATGGCCGCCATTGGCGGCGCAGTCACGATCAGCGTGGTCATGATCACCCCAAGACCGCCCTGCTGCAGCGCCATGCTGCTCAGACTCGTCCCTCCACCACCGCCCAGCAGGAACATGTCGATGGCAGCACGCGCCCAGAACGACTCTGCGACTGCCACGACCGTGGTCATTGCATAGTCGACCATCACTGCCAGCACCGCCATCGAGAACATCGTTCCGAGACCATAAAGCAGCCACTTCTGAAACAGCGGCTTGGTCTGCTCAAACAGCAGGCAAAGTATGAACAGCGGTGCCAGTCCAACAAACAACGCCAGCGCGATCTTGTAAAGCATCAACATCGAACCGGCCACCACAGCGGGACCGCCGGTGCCCAGGCCGATGAAGAACTTGGCCTGCAGCTTCTCGGAGCCCATCTCGGGATCATTGGCAACCTCGATGGCGTCAATGCTGGCCATCGCCACCTGCATCCAACCCAGTGCCTTGTCTATCTGCTTCTCGGCGGGAGCACTGCTACCGGTGACGACACGCGATATCTCATGCTGAAGATCCTGAAACAGGATCGTCCGCAGCTCTGCGGACAGATCCGTGAGCTTCCAGTTGGTGATGGACACAGCGGTCGCGAGCAATACGATGAACATCGCGCGCACCACATTCATGAAGAACGCGGCTATTGAATCCCGGCTTCGCCCCGATACGATCAGCCCGCCCTTCATGGCCACCCACAGTGTCAACACCCCCCACGCGAACTCAGCGACCCACTTCACGACGCGATCAAACAGCCCAACGCGGAACTCTTCGATCCGCTTATCCAGCGACTGCATGATCAGATCGAAGAACACGAAGTCCATCGCACCCGAGACCCGCATGAACGCATCTGTTAGTTCCATTCCTTCCCTCATCCATTGTCCAACTGAAAGCTCTGACGCGTGCATCAACCACACGCCTGTTACTTGAGCTTCAATGCCTTCTCCAACGCCGCCACCTGCACCACGTCACCCACCGCCCGTTTCACCGGATCTCCCCTGAGTGCTGCCTTCGCCAGCACGCGCTGCTGCTCTTTGAGTGAGGCGATGCTGGCGTCATACGCCTGCATGCGCGCCGACCAGGTCTGCGCCATTGCGTTCAGCTGATTCCCAAGGCGCGCAGTGTCACCTTGCGCAGCCTGCGCCCCGCCGGAGGTGTTCTCGCTGTTTTCGCGCGACTCCAGATTCCGGTCCATTTCGGAACGGACCTGATCCATGGTCTCTTCGAGGAAGAAGAGCGTCTCGTTGAACTTACGGTTGTCCATCCGCTGGATGCTCACGCACAATTCATGCTGACGCTTCTTCCAGTCCGCGCCGTCCCCGAACGCTATGTTCCCGGCCAGCTGTTTCCATCCGGTGCTCAAGGCTTCGCGGCCGCACTTTTCTTTGACCAGGTAGTCCTCCGCCACGGGTTCAAGCTGCGCGCCGGGCGGAAGGTCCATCGCGAAACGCAGCGGGTCGAAGATCGCATCCAACTGCTCCATGTGTCGCTTGGTATCCCTCCAGCGCTGAGCCTCCGTCGTAAACTCTTTAATCTGGGAGACGAACTGCTGGATCTTCCAGAAGATTCCCTGGATGTCGACCACTGGCCAGCCGGATGCGGTCGCGGTCGGGGACGCCGCGGCAAGCGCGATGATGAGCGCACAAGCCTTGGCACTCTTGCGCGCGCGTTGCCGACGACGTGTGCCACCTCGTCCCGACGTCTGCTGTGATTCTTCATGCCCTCGCGGACTTGCCTTCGCCTTCATCACGACCTCCTTGATCAAGGCGTGAACCATGCAACAAGGCAGACGCCACGTGGACGCTAGATCCCGGCCAGCGGCGACACGAAACGAACATCCAGCTTTCAATGGCCGCGCGGGCTTTCGTCGAACACACTGCGGCACAGGAGTTTCAGGGCGCATGACAGCGACAGCGCGAAGCGCATTCGCTGTGCCGGACAAATCTGCAGGATTTCCCTTGGTACGTCGCTTCCAGCCATCAGCGCGCGACGCCGCCCCCCTCAGAACAACGTCCGGGGCTGGGATGTAGGAAAACCCCTATACGCCCACCACCCATTCCCCGCTATCGTATGCAACCAGCGCTCCGGTTGGCCCGGGGCGGGTCATTCAACGGGGACAACACATGAAGCACACCGCACCTCGCCCGCACCGGGCGCGCTGGACACTGCTGGCCATTCTGGCCACCGGTACCGCCTTCGCCCAGACCCCGGCCGGGCTGCCGCCGCCGGGCACAATGAGCGCGAAGATGCCCGAAGGCATGGAAATCTACATGAGCATGGCGGTCAGCGACGCCGACCAGCAGGTCAGCCGGAACATGGGGGCCAGCGAGTCCGAGGCGAAAATCCGCTCGCTGCAGGAATGCAAGGCCAAGTACAAGGGCTGCGTGGAACTGATCACCTTCCCGGTGCGCAACCACTGCATGGGCCTGGCGGTGGACAAGAAGGCCAAGCCGAACATCCGTGCCCTGTTCGTCAGTGTGGAAGAAACCGGCAAGACCAAGCCGGGTGAGCTGGCCCAGAAGTCGCTGGAGCAGTGCGAGGCCGCCGGCGGTGCCCAGTGCGAGTCGCAAAGTGATTACTGTTTCTAAGGCTGTCCGCATCGGACTTGCGGGTGCGCTGCTGGCCCTGGTGCCGGCTTTGGCCCACGGAAACCAGGCGCAGCAGACGCAGATGCAGCGCGATCACCAGAACATGGTGAACTACATCGTCTGGCATCAGAGCCCAGTCGCGGCAGCGTATGTCCCCACCGCCGAAGACCAGATCAATGCGGCGCTCCGGGCCGCCATGCTGGCAAGGAAGCGTGAGAAGATCGCCAAGGACGCTACCCGCGACTGGTGGGGCGTGGTCGTGGTCAGCACCGAGGACGGCTCCTGGAACGTAAAGCTCAACGCCGAGGACAAGACCATCCCGTTGATGGATGCCATGGACGAGTGCAAGGGCGTCTGCTCGCCGATCCTCACCTTCGCCAACAGCTGCGTCGCACCGTCCTACAGTGCACAGGGCGGCATGTACTGGGAACAGGGCGACACCCGCGCCAATGCCCGGGAGGCGGCGAACGCTGCGTGCACCGCAGCAGGGGGCAGCAACTGCAACAGCCCGAAAGAACAGGCCATGTGCACCGGCTGGAAGTATGCGTACAGCGGCCTTGAGCGCTTTTCCAATCGCATGAATCACACCGCCAAGGGTGATATTGCCTCGGCCAAGTTCGAGTACTTCCCAGGTGCCCAGGACTACATTGCCAAGCCACTGGAACGTCGCGGCACGTCAACGGCCAAGATCGATCTTGACAAGAAATACCACGGCTCTGATGAAAAGGGAAAGCAAAGACTGGAGCAGCGCGCGCAAGGCGTCATGCGCATGGCCGAGCCCTGGACCGCCATTGCCGCCGGAAGCGGGCCGAAGGCCTATGCCATCCACTGGGGCCTGAACGAAACCGACGCCAAGGACACGGCGATCAACAAGTGCGGCGGCGGTGACTGCAAGGTGCTGGTCGCGGTGCCCTACGGTCAGTGCATGACAGCCATCCGCCTGCTCAAGGCCGACGGGCGCGTGGACAGCTTCGGCGGCCAGGGTGCCACCCAGGCCGAAGCGGAGGAAATCGCGATGACCCAGTGCATCAGCGCGGGCGCGGCCACCTGCCCCGTCGTCTTCAATGAGTGCATGAAGAAGAAGTAATGCGCGACGTAGAGATGCTGCTACAGCAGCATCTCTACGGCACGGGGTACCGCCTCTGGCGGCAACGCCCCCTGCGACCAGAAGTGTTCCAAGGTGCCACGCACCAGATCCAGTGGCGTGGACGCCCCCTGCCTCGCGCCGAATCGTGCCTTGTTGTCGGACTGCAGGCGCAGCATGGCAGCATCCTGGTCGTTCACCCGCTTCAGGAACGGCCACACGAACAACCGCACCGCCCACGCCGGAGCCCAGCGCCCCTCCACATGCAGGGTGACGAACACATCCGTCTCATGCGGGCTGCGTGGGGTGAAGTGCAGGTCGATCAGCACCCGGCTGCCGTTGGCGTAGGTGTACTCAATGCGGGTGCTGCCCGGCGCGGCAAAATGCGCGCGCTCGCCGGTGCGCTCCGACTCGAACAGGCGATACAGCAGACCTGACTGTGCCGGCAGGCCCTGGTAGTCGACGCTGAAGCCTTCGGCGGTGGGAGTGAACTGTGCCGTGGCCCGAGCGCGCGCGGCGTCACTGCGCACCAGCCCGGCGTGGATGAAGTGGGTGTGCATCGGATCCAGGAAGTTCTCCATGGCGTCCACCACGTTGGCTGCCCAGCGGGTCTGCCAGATGAAACGGCGCGTGCCCGGATCGGTGGCGCGCACCATGGCATTGGGCTGGTCAGCCCCTGCCGGTCCCGGTCGCAGCCACACGAAGCCATCGAGTTCGCAGGTGGCAAATGCCCGTACCCGCACGCCCGGCGGGGTGTGCTCAGACGGCAGGCCGGGCACCCCGCGCAGTGCGCCTTGGGCATCGAACGCCCACCCATGGTAGGGACAGGCCAGGTGCCTGCCCTTGACGCAGCCCGCCGACAGCGGTGCGTGACGGTGGGGACAACGATCTTCCAGAGCGATCAGGGTACCGTCGCCGTCCTGGCTTCGAGCCAGGGCGATGTGCGTGTCCAGCACCGTGATACCCAACGGCTGCGGGCCGACCGCGTCGGAGCGCGCAACCGCATACCACTGGGTGTGAAGCAAGGGGTTCCAGGTACTCATAGTTGAAATCCACGCAGCAGCGGTACACCGAGCCGGCAGGTTGTGGCCGACAG is part of the Stenotrophomonas oahuensis genome and encodes:
- a CDS encoding DUF4189 domain-containing protein; this translates as MITVSKAVRIGLAGALLALVPALAHGNQAQQTQMQRDHQNMVNYIVWHQSPVAAAYVPTAEDQINAALRAAMLARKREKIAKDATRDWWGVVVVSTEDGSWNVKLNAEDKTIPLMDAMDECKGVCSPILTFANSCVAPSYSAQGGMYWEQGDTRANAREAANAACTAAGGSNCNSPKEQAMCTGWKYAYSGLERFSNRMNHTAKGDIASAKFEYFPGAQDYIAKPLERRGTSTAKIDLDKKYHGSDEKGKQRLEQRAQGVMRMAEPWTAIAAGSGPKAYAIHWGLNETDAKDTAINKCGGGDCKVLVAVPYGQCMTAIRLLKADGRVDSFGGQGATQAEAEEIAMTQCISAGAATCPVVFNECMKKK
- a CDS encoding aromatic ring-hydroxylating dioxygenase subunit alpha — encoded protein: MSTWNPLLHTQWYAVARSDAVGPQPLGITVLDTHIALARSQDGDGTLIALEDRCPHRHAPLSAGCVKGRHLACPYHGWAFDAQGALRGVPGLPSEHTPPGVRVRAFATCELDGFVWLRPGPAGADQPNAMVRATDPGTRRFIWQTRWAANVVDAMENFLDPMHTHFIHAGLVRSDAARARATAQFTPTAEGFSVDYQGLPAQSGLLYRLFESERTGERAHFAAPGSTRIEYTYANGSRVLIDLHFTPRSPHETDVFVTLHVEGRWAPAWAVRLFVWPFLKRVNDQDAAMLRLQSDNKARFGARQGASTPLDLVRGTLEHFWSQGALPPEAVPRAVEMLL
- a CDS encoding type IV secretion system protein, whose amino-acid sequence is MELTDAFMRVSGAMDFVFFDLIMQSLDKRIEEFRVGLFDRVVKWVAEFAWGVLTLWVAMKGGLIVSGRSRDSIAAFFMNVVRAMFIVLLATAVSITNWKLTDLSAELRTILFQDLQHEISRVVTGSSAPAEKQIDKALGWMQVAMASIDAIEVANDPEMGSEKLQAKFFIGLGTGGPAVVAGSMLMLYKIALALFVGLAPLFILCLLFEQTKPLFQKWLLYGLGTMFSMAVLAVMVDYAMTTVVAVAESFWARAAIDMFLLGGGGGTSLSSMALQQGGLGVIMTTLIVTAPPMAAMFFQGVLGNFSPFSQISGGTSAAQTREQAAPSAPTAVEAQQQPVPQVHPHLVPGAAHPVGGSSPGIGPGLRGNAGPTLG
- a CDS encoding DUF4189 domain-containing protein; this encodes MKHTAPRPHRARWTLLAILATGTAFAQTPAGLPPPGTMSAKMPEGMEIYMSMAVSDADQQVSRNMGASESEAKIRSLQECKAKYKGCVELITFPVRNHCMGLAVDKKAKPNIRALFVSVEETGKTKPGELAQKSLEQCEAAGGAQCESQSDYCF